Proteins found in one Oryza glaberrima chromosome 4, OglaRS2, whole genome shotgun sequence genomic segment:
- the LOC127770177 gene encoding uncharacterized protein LOC127770177 gives MPGWIITILLIVQSFWSIRGLVILSYIAHLAHVLLAGLRRHQPTGVRMFILWVANQFARWAPVTVLGMLSVGSTAQKEQQVTLWVAFMLLHAGMPDNFTAYSLEDTVLSRRQQAGVWYQLLGSASPVPFLVKNVSFIISNGGDAMLGVSSVVLLMAIGKYWEGAYQALMQGNLKNMQSSRKKMKMKNNSTKSVRNSLQIARRGGREPNDEQILLAAHDMLDITKDAFIDFLDQNNADEQEALSDTWDEKLYTVVNMELSLMYDLIYTKAAVVHSWKGYVLRFASPIAATAAFVLFWLHSKEGQATADVVITYVLLAGMVILDIKWLLRAVASTWFYSFLDKRPRSWLHHALLCSGKWRLIRRLIVSDLNLFRILDNNKKPTRYRIWSQTIGQYNLLHECTRHESEARTKNWKSDMFKRLAPEENWMEYEYQRMRGNHIDSRDFRDELFNSIWTVMKMPFPQRRPVKVMAAVDAAGPQPAAAPVQYTHAHQEPDIALKFTPDLQETILILHIATDIVLLSAQLEIEASSAEWTTQQQLKAIKALSDYMMFLVAVRPSMLPGLVLSSRYDAVSDALAGIWKEKGGSDPSSGTSSSTTREKRLAKILIAMDREEGQFVKKDESKPEKGFLSVLYDTSNVLSEGALLAKFLLGRIPSIHDRAQKLKEKFDRQFPFLMELVGKDRSSIAVRMDAMVREWARQLINLSIRCTRDSHAKQLARGGDFTTVVWILAEHARILRVKKPTTEKKSASNDTSIPVYSEISTASHTAVLDLLQFS, from the coding sequence ATGCCTGGATGGATCATTACCATCCTGCTCATCGTACAGTCTTTTTGGTCGATCCGGGGATTGGTAATCCTCAGCTACATTGCTCATCTCGCCCATGTCTTGCTCGCCGGACTCCGCCGCCATCAACCGACCGGCGTGCGGATGTTCATCCTGTGGGTAGCGAACCAGTTTGCCCGTTGGGCTCCGGTCACTGTGCTGGGCATGCTGTCTGTTGGCAGCACGGCACAGAAAGAGCAGCAGGTGACGCTCTGGGTGGCGTTCATGCTGCTGCACGCCGGCATGCCTGACAACTTCACCGCCTACTCCTTGGAGGACACCGTTCTCTCGAGGCGGCAGCAGGCTGGCGTGTGGTATCAGCTGCTTGGATCGGCGTCACCAGTCCCTTTCCTGGTGAAGAACGTCTCCTTCATCATCAGCAATGGCGGCGACGCCATGCTCGGGGTCTCCTCGGTCGTCTTGTTGATGGCCATCGGCAAGTATTGGGAGGGGGCATACCAAGCGCTGATGCAGGGCAACCTGAAGAACATGCAAAGCTCGagaaagaagatgaagatgaagaacaaCAGTACAAAATCAGTACGAAACAGCCTCCAGATCGCTAGGCGTGGAGGCAGGGAGCCGAATGATGAGCAAATCCTTCTGGCTGCTCATGACATGCTAGACATCACCAAGGACGCCTTCATCGATTTCCTGGACCAGAATAATGCGGACGAACAAGAAGCTCTCTCAGATACATGGGATGAGAAGCTGTACACGGTGGTCAACATGGAGCTCTCCCTCATGTATGACCTCATCTACACCAAGGCGGCCGTGGTGCACTCATGGAAAGGCTACGTCCTCCGTTTCGCCTCTCCGatcgccgcgacggcggcatTCGTGCTGTTTTGGCTCCACAGCAAGGAAGGTCAGGCGACGGCCGACGTCGTGATCACCTATGTCCTGCTGGCCGGCATGGTCATCCTGGACATCAAATGGCTTCTCCGAGCGGTGGCATCGACATGGTTCTACTCGTTCCTGGATAAGAGGCCACGATCGTGGCTTCATCATGCTCTTCTGTGCTCAGGGAAATGGCGACTGATCCGTCGCCTCATCGTGTCTGATCTGAATCTGTTTCGGATCCTTGACAATAACAAGAAGCCAACTAGGTACAGGATATGGTCACAAACCATTGGGCAGTACAACTTGTTGCACGAGTGCACTCGCCACGAGAGCGAGGCAAGGACCAAGAACTGGAAGAGCGACATGTTCAAGCGGTTAGCACCGGAGGAGAACTGGATGGAGTACGAATACCAGCGCATGAGAGGCAATCATATTGATTCAAGAGATTTCAGGGACGAGTTGTTCAACTCTATTTGGACGGTCATGAAGATGCCCTTCCCACAACGACGACCAGTGAaggtgatggcggcggtggatgcTGCGGGACCCcaaccggcggcggcaccggtaCAATATACGCATGCTCATCAGGAACCGGACATTGCCCTGAAATTCACTCCTGATTTACAAGAGACCATCCTTATATTGCACATCGCCACTGACATCGTTCTCTTGTCAGCGCAATTAGAAATTGAAGCATCGTCGGCAGAGTGGACCACACAACAGCAGCTGAAGGCGATCAAGGCGTTGTCGGATTACATGATGTTCCTGGTCGCGGTGCGACCCAGCATGTTACCAGGCCTCGTCCTCAGCAGCCGGTATGACGCTGTCAGCGATGCTCTTGCCGGAATATGGAAGGAGAAAGGAGGTAGTGATCCTTCCTCAGGTACTAGCTCCTCCACGACGAGAGAGAAACGTCTTGCCAAGATCCTGATTGCCATGGACAGGGAGGAGGGGCAATTCGTCAAAAAAGACGAGTCGAAGCCAGAAAAGGGTTTTCTGAGCGTTCTTTACGACACGAGTAATGTTCTGTCGGAGGGAGCTTTACTAGCCAAGTTTCTGCTAGGGAGAATTCCTTCTATTCATGATCGTGCCCAAAAACTAAAGGAAAAATTTGACCGGCAGTTTCCGTTTTTGATGGAACTAGTTGGTAAAGATCGTTCATCAATCGCAGTGAGGATGGATGCTATGGTCAGGGAGTGGGCGCGTCAGCTGATCAACTTATCCATCCGATGTACAAGGGATTCCCATGCCAAGCAGCTTGCCCGTGGTGGTGACTTCACTACCGTTGTGTGGATCCTTGCTGAACACGCTCGCATACTTCGAGTCAAAAAGCCAACGACAGAAAAGAAATCAGCAAGCAACGACACAAGCATTCCTGTCTACTCAGAGATATCTACTGCGTCTCATACTGCTGTGCTTGATCTCCTTCAATTTAGTTAG